TATGACCAGGTCATGGCGACGTACCATCAGCAGGTATATGCCATAGATCAGGCGGTTGGTATGATCCGCGAGGCCCTGCAAGAGACCGGGGCGGATAAGAATACGGTGATTATTTATACAGCTGATAACGGGTATTTCTGCGGTTCGCATGGATATGCTTCCAAGGTGCTTCCCTATGAGGAGGCTTCGCGCGTTCCCCTGATTATCTTTGACCCGCGTGAGAAAAACAGTGGAAAACAACTTCGGTCGGGTTCGCTGAGCGGGCTCTGCGATATTGCGCCGACACTGCTGAAACTTGCGGATTTGCCGGTGCCCGATAATATGGATGGCCGCGACCTGATGGAGCTCTACCGCGATCCGTCCGCAGAAATTCACGATGCGCTGCCGCTGATTAATGTCTGGAATGAACCGGCAACCCATGCGCTTTCCGTAGTGACCAAAGATCAGAAATACATTTACTGGGGCTATGCTGGTGACGGCTATGCGGTTACCGAGGAACTTTATCATCTGGGAAAAGACCCGCTGGAGCTGGTGAACCTTGCCGCCAATCCGGAAAATTCAGATATGCTGAACAGTATGCGGAAAAAATACGACCGTTTCCTGGATCAGTGGAAAGCGGAAGCGGTTTCTTATAACGATTATGAACGGTTTGGAACCCTCTTCGATCGCAAGGTTGAGTGGAAAGAAAAAGCAAAGTTGCTGGACTAATCTGCAAAAGGCACGAGGCCGTTTTATGAGCAATACGAAATTCATGAAATTTAATATCCTGGCAGGTTTATTTGCGGGAGTCGCGAGTTTGATGGCTCCTGCGTCGCACGCTAAGCGCGCGGTGATGGATAAGCCGAATTTGCTGATTGTGGTGACCGATGAGCACAGCCTGCGTACGTTGACCATTTACAAAGAGCTGTTGATCGAGCGCGGGCAGCCGGAACGGGCGAATCCGTGGGGTGTGATTGATGGGTTCTGCACGCCGCATATCGACCGGATCGGGCACGAGGGTGCCGTGTTGACTAGCATGTACGCGAGTGCTCCGTCGTGCGCTCCTTCCCGCAGTTCTATGTTTACCGGGAACTTTCCGCATACGGCCGGCGTGCCGACAAACGGGAACGGTATTGCTGAGGATTCGCAGACCATCGCGAAGGTGCTTCGCAAGGTCGGTTATAAAACCGGTTATGCGGGGAAGTGGCATCTGGAAGAAGGCGATCCGCAACCCGGCTGGTCTCCGGCGAAATCTTTTCATGGGTTTGATGACAACCGTTATATGTTTAACAGTGGTCACTGGAAACAGCTCGGATTCGAAGCCGACGGAACGACGGGGTGTGTGCCGATAAAAAACGGGAAGAAGGCCGTTCAGTCAGCGACTGAAAAAACGTATACCACCGACTGGCTGACGGATCGGGCGCTGGAATTTATTGAGGAGAATCAGGAAGACCCGTTCCTGTATGTTCTGAGTATTCCTGATCCGCATACGCCGGATACCGTGCGGGCACCGTACGATACGATGTATGACCCTGCCGCGTTTCATATGCCGGAGAGCTTTACGACTACCGGGATGCGTGACGATTTCTATCCGCATTGGATTCGGACCAAACAGCGGCTCCCTGAAGGAACCACGGCGGAAAGCATGCTGCCAAAAGTCGCGCAATATCACGGCATGGTGAAGTGCATTGACGATAACGTCGGCCGCATTCTGAGCAAGCTGGAGAGCACGGGGATTCTGGATGATACCATTGTGGTTTTCTCTGCTGATCACGGTGAAATGTTCGGTGAATTCGGGCATCAAAATAAAGGGGTTCCGTATGAAGGATCGGCCTGCATTCCGTTTGTAATCCGCTATCCGAAGCGGATCGCCGCGGGAACGGTGGTGGACAAAGCAGCAAATACGGCTGACTGGATGGATACATTTTTATCGCTGATGCAGGTGGGCGCGTCCGACTTTGATCCGTCCACGACTGAGGGGCGTAATGTCGCGCCGTTGCTGACCGGCGGCGGGGCGGATTTTGAAGATATGACGATTTCCCGGTTTCAAACGTGGGCGGCGGCGATTACGGATCGGTATAAGCTGATTTTTGATACGAGCAAGACGCAGCCGTGGTTGATTGATCTGGAATTGAATCCGGGGGAGAGTCGGAACTATATCGACGATCCGGGCCACCGGGCGGTGGCGGTTAAACTGGCGAAAGAGCTGCTGGCATATGGTCACCGTACTAAAGATGATCTCGTTACGGTGAAGCTGGAGCCCCAAATTCAGAAGATTATTAAGCGCTGATTTTTCCGATGATTCCGCAATGTCGCAGAAAACGAGAAAAGTGATGAATAAGAACGTATGCATCCTGTTGATACCAGGATCGGCGGAGCTGTCTGCTGCATCTGAAACGTTGAAGGGCTTTCTGCGCCAGTGGAAAGCGGAGGCGGTTTCGTTTAATGACGATGAGCGCTTCGGCTCCCTGTTTGATCGTGTGGTTTCCAGGAAAGAAAAGGCCATGTTGCAACAGGTTCCAATCGCTGGAAAGAGGCCCTGATATGAAGTCAACGGTTGTTAGAACGCTTCTGCTTGCGGCATTGCTGAATGTCCCTTCTTTTGCGGAGAAGCAGTATGATGCAGACTGGGCGGATTTGAATCGTCACGAAATCCCGGACTGGGCGCTGGACGCCAAGTTCGGCATTTATGCGCACTGGGGGCCTTATTCGGTGATCGGTTCATGGGAAGACAATCCGACCGTGCCGCAGGATGGAAACTACTACACGGTCGGCTATCGGGGAATTTACAGCCGTAATGCCGACGATCCGCGTCGTGTGGCGTTTGAGAAACGCTATGGTTCTGTGAAGGACGGCAATGGATACCGTAAGGTATGCGAGGACTTTACGGCCAGGGAATTTGACCCGGTTCAGTGGGCCGAGCTGGTTTTGGAATCAGGGGCCAAATATGCCGGGACCTGCGCGGTGCATCACGATGGGTATCTGATGTGGGACAGCGCGATTACGGACCATTGCGCCGGTAAAACCGGTCCGAAACGCGATCTGATAGCCGAGCTCTTCGCTGAGCTGGAAAAGCGCGATATCAAAACGATTGCTTCATTTCATCATGCTCGAACATATAAATTTTTCAGCGGCTGGCAGAAAAATTTTTCAAAAGGGACGGAGTATGCCGGGGTGGATCTGCTTCAGCCGGATGCGGGGGATTATTACTGGTTTCTCGGCGAAGAGCAGCAGTTTGCTGAAAAGCGGCTGGCGATCACTGAAGAGTTTATCAATAAATACCACCCGAGTGTTATCTGGTTCGATGGCGGGGCCAAAGACAACCCGACGGATATTCTGGCCACGTTTTTCAATATGGGCCTGCGCGAAAATATCGAGACCTGTCTGCATAACAAAGACCGGCAGTTCGGCGATACCATGGGGGTCTATTCCTATGAACGCGGCTATCTCCGCCCGCCGATGCTGACCCATCCCTGGGAAGACGATGCAACGTCATCGGTGAGCGGCAGCTGGTGCTGGTGGCACGGCTGCACCTATAAGCCGGCCAGTGACTTGATCCTGCGCCTTTGTCATTTGACCGCCAATAACGGTGGATTGCTGCTTTCGCTGAATCCGCGGGCCGACGGATCGTTTGATCCGGAAATGGTCGAGCAACTCAAAGGCATTGGAAAATGGCTGAAACAGAATGGCGAAGC
This is a stretch of genomic DNA from Pontiella agarivorans. It encodes these proteins:
- a CDS encoding sulfatase-like hydrolase/transferase; translated protein: MKFNILAGLFAGVASLMAPASHAKRAVMDKPNLLIVVTDEHSLRTLTIYKELLIERGQPERANPWGVIDGFCTPHIDRIGHEGAVLTSMYASAPSCAPSRSSMFTGNFPHTAGVPTNGNGIAEDSQTIAKVLRKVGYKTGYAGKWHLEEGDPQPGWSPAKSFHGFDDNRYMFNSGHWKQLGFEADGTTGCVPIKNGKKAVQSATEKTYTTDWLTDRALEFIEENQEDPFLYVLSIPDPHTPDTVRAPYDTMYDPAAFHMPESFTTTGMRDDFYPHWIRTKQRLPEGTTAESMLPKVAQYHGMVKCIDDNVGRILSKLESTGILDDTIVVFSADHGEMFGEFGHQNKGVPYEGSACIPFVIRYPKRIAAGTVVDKAANTADWMDTFLSLMQVGASDFDPSTTEGRNVAPLLTGGGADFEDMTISRFQTWAAAITDRYKLIFDTSKTQPWLIDLELNPGESRNYIDDPGHRAVAVKLAKELLAYGHRTKDDLVTVKLEPQIQKIIKR
- a CDS encoding alpha-L-fucosidase encodes the protein MKSTVVRTLLLAALLNVPSFAEKQYDADWADLNRHEIPDWALDAKFGIYAHWGPYSVIGSWEDNPTVPQDGNYYTVGYRGIYSRNADDPRRVAFEKRYGSVKDGNGYRKVCEDFTAREFDPVQWAELVLESGAKYAGTCAVHHDGYLMWDSAITDHCAGKTGPKRDLIAELFAELEKRDIKTIASFHHARTYKFFSGWQKNFSKGTEYAGVDLLQPDAGDYYWFLGEEQQFAEKRLAITEEFINKYHPSVIWFDGGAKDNPTDILATFFNMGLRENIETCLHNKDRQFGDTMGVYSYERGYLRPPMLTHPWEDDATSSVSGSWCWWHGCTYKPASDLILRLCHLTANNGGLLLSLNPRADGSFDPEMVEQLKGIGKWLKQNGEAIHGSRPWKIQGEGHVDRTDLRYIWTEKMPHRYATPDVSRFDHTDVRFTTQGNTLYAIQLGIPSEGITRIKSLSFKNRVGSENRISAVELVGHGPVAFTRTDDALEVALPKQLPNDIALVFKISVKGQLERLLYQGKR